From Canis lupus dingo isolate Sandy chromosome 24, ASM325472v2, whole genome shotgun sequence, a single genomic window includes:
- the DYNLRB1 gene encoding dynein light chain roadblock-type 1 isoform X2 produces MAEVEETLKRLQSQKGVQGIIVVNTEGIPIKSTMDNPTTTQYANLMHNFILKARSTVREIDPQNDLTFLRIRSKKNEIMVAPDKDYFLIVIQNPTE; encoded by the exons ATG GCAGAGGTGGAGGAGACACTGAAGCGACTTCAGAGCCAGAAGGGAGTACAGGGCATCATCGTGGTGAACACAGAAG GCATTCCCATCAAGAGCACCATGGACAATCCCACTACCACACAGTATGCTAACCTCATGCACAACTTCATCTTGAAGGCCCGGAGCACCGTGCGTGAAATTGACCCCCAGAATGACCTCACCTTCCTTCGAATTCgctccaagaaaaatgaaattatggttGCACCAG aTAAAGACTATTTCCTGATTGTGATTCAGAATCCAACTGAATAA
- the DYNLRB1 gene encoding dynein light chain roadblock-type 1 isoform X1, whose product MEEAEVEETLKRLQSQKGVQGIIVVNTEGIPIKSTMDNPTTTQYANLMHNFILKARSTVREIDPQNDLTFLRIRSKKNEIMVAPDKDYFLIVIQNPTE is encoded by the exons ATGGAAGAG GCAGAGGTGGAGGAGACACTGAAGCGACTTCAGAGCCAGAAGGGAGTACAGGGCATCATCGTGGTGAACACAGAAG GCATTCCCATCAAGAGCACCATGGACAATCCCACTACCACACAGTATGCTAACCTCATGCACAACTTCATCTTGAAGGCCCGGAGCACCGTGCGTGAAATTGACCCCCAGAATGACCTCACCTTCCTTCGAATTCgctccaagaaaaatgaaattatggttGCACCAG aTAAAGACTATTTCCTGATTGTGATTCAGAATCCAACTGAATAA